The Primulina eburnea isolate SZY01 chromosome 8, ASM2296580v1, whole genome shotgun sequence genome contains a region encoding:
- the LOC140840082 gene encoding uncharacterized protein, translating into MIRVRLLILAITAALFSSIQIDRVSSHEESGEWHCDSDTGIRIQAEFRPGIITVDGHADDWKEIDGSDFPLLPALDPDADKEYNDGKMTLKAVHDGKEAYFMLQVNGNYAYAKGNDNSCPSVALMFQIGENATYHRMGGCEEGPDSCTNKTCHGNEVDIMHFSVGNAIPGRLYGSNPLDNREGNGGDRFGHLVDAYAWNPHCTFLDGISPSGNETSAQNDWRGSWWHNSLTDHSGFTEDDSPYTSDGQKGTYVFEFSRPLRTMDRIQQDAQFTIGKSSKLSAAFWYPLEGKPWHGSGHFSISCDWIPLDFISGSSEPELPKVKQSSPWDAATAFSLLLSVVSFCMSIFIGHRLSRTSRAVQFTPMDNL; encoded by the exons ATGATTCGAGTGCGACTCCTGATTCTCGCCATCACAGCTGCATTGTTTAGCTCAATTCAGATCGATCGGGTGAGCTCTCACGAGGAGTCCGGCGAATGGCACTGCGATTCCGACACTGGGATACGAATCCAGGCAGAGTTTAGACCCGGTATCATCACCGTCGACGGGCATGCGGACGATTGGAAGGAAATCGACGGTTCGGATTTTCCCCTGTTGCCCGCTTTAGACCCTGATGCTGATAAAGAATACAACGATGGGAAAATGACTCTGAAG GCAGTGCATGACGGGAAAGAGGCTTACTTCATGTTGCAAGTTAATGGAAACTATGCATACGCTAAAGG AAATGATAACAGTTGCCCATCTGTTGCTTTAATGTTTCAAATCGGTGAAAACGCTACCTATCATAGA ATGGGCGGCTGTGAAGAAGGACCAGATTCTTGCACAAACAAGACTTGCCATGGGAATGAAGTTGACATTATGCACTTCTCGGTAGGCAATGCAATACCTGGAAGACTCTATGGAAGCAATCCACTGGACAACAGAGAAGGAAATGGGGGTGATAG GTTCGGTCATCTGGTAGATGCGTATGCTTGGAACCCACACTGTACATTCCTTGATGGTATCAGTCCTTCAG GAAACGAAACGAGTGCACAGAATGATTGGCGAGGATCATGGTGGCACAACAGCTTGACCGATCACTCgg GTTTCACAGAGGACGACAGCCCATATACATCTGACGGTCAAAAGGGAACGTATGTTTTCGAATTTTCAAGGCCCTTAAGAACCATGGATCGAATTCAACAG GATGCTCAGTTCACGATTGGCAAATCAAGTAAATTGTCAGCTGCATTTTGGTATCCTCTGGAAGGAAAGCCTTGGCATGGATCTGGACACTTTTCGATCAGCTGTGACTGGATACCTTTGGATTTCATCTCAGGTAGTTCCGAACCTGAGCTCCCTAAGGTTAAACAATCTAGTCCGTGGGATGCTGCTACAGCCTTTTCTCTTCTCTTATCTGTGGTATCATTTTGCATGTCCATTTTCATCGGGCATCGACTTTCTAGAACCAGCAGGGCAGTACAATTCACACCAATGGATAATCTTTAG